One Rouxiella sp. S1S-2 genomic window, CCCACGCCGCAGCCGCTCGGTTCAACCACGGTCAGCGCCATCGCAGTGGCCACGGCGGCATCCACGGCGTTACCGCCGAGCATCAGCATGCGCATTCCTGCCTGAGCGGCCAGAGGCTGAGAGGCAGATACAGCATTGGCACCCATCATGCTTGGGCGCAGAGTAGGGTAAGCGACATTAAAATCGTAAGACTGAGACATCATGACTCCTGCAAAAGAGAACCTGTTTTATTGTGATATTCACGGCAAGGCGACGCAGCACGGCATCCACGGAGCAAGAATTGCTAGCAGATCAAACGCTATCACAATCTGTACAGCTATCACCGCGCTTTTGTTCGACAAAAATTTGCTAAGGGTCTAATCCAAGAGCAGCAACAGATTAAATAATGAACCGATGATGACGGAGATAAATGTCGAAACGTACCTGGCTACTCGCCAGAACATGCACCTTGCCGGTACGTCTTGTGATCGATGGCCGTGTTGTATAAATTAAATTTAAGAATCGGCACGTTGCCCGATAATGACTCATAAAAGAATGAGATGCAGATGAGAACGTTGAAGTTAGGTCATTCAGGTTTAGAGGTGTCAGCCGTCTTGATGATGCCGCCGCCGCAAGCAGTCTGGTTCTGACCGCAGAAGAAATACACACCCTTGAAGCGCCCTATATTCCGCACAATGTTGCTGAGCACGATTAGCTTAGGTTCGGTCAGCGTTTTCTTCTGCCTGCCAAATGTCGCTCATTACCGTCTCGAGTTTTTTAAATAGCCGATAGCGCGGTTCGTGAAACGCCAACAGTTCGGCTCTGGGCAGAAGCGGCTGCGGGCTGACGGTGACGACCTGTGCCACGCCTGTCGACAAATTCGACCAAATCCCCACGCCCACCCCAGCACAAATTGCGGCGCCTAGGGCACCGGTCTCTTTGCAGCGGGTTACGCGTATTGGAATGCCCAGTACGTCGGCAAACATCTGCGGCCAGATGCTGCTGCGCGCTGCGCCGCCGGAGAGTGTCGCCTGTTCAAACGCTATGCCCGCCGCGCGCAGCCTGTCGATGTGCGCGCGATGGGCAAAGATGACCCCTTCAAACAACGCATAGAGCATATCAGCGCGGGTGTGCCATCCGCCGAGACCATAGAAACCGGCCTTGGCAGGCCCTGCTTTGCGACTCGAGTAAAGATAAGGGTGATAGATAGGTAACTGATTATTGGGTGTTACGCTGGCGACAATGTCACTGCTGCGCGTGGCACCCTGTCCCGCTCGACCGTCGTCAAACTCGCGCAGGAACCAGTCAAGATTGGCCGCCGAGGTGGCGCTGGCTTCAATTGCCATATAGCGGTCGCATTCAATGACCGAATTCATAAAGACTGGCCGTAAATAGTCCGGTTTATCAACCACCACCTGATTAATGCTCCAGGTTCCCGCGACAATGGAGGCCTCGCCGGTGTTGACTACGCCAGAACCGACCGCGCTGGCAACGACGTCGAAAATGCCGGCAACTATCGGTGTTCCCACGGTCAGGCCGGTCAGCGCGGCGGCTTTT contains:
- a CDS encoding FGGY-family carbohydrate kinase — translated: MSQCLLGIDAGNTMIKAVLFDLQGRVLSVAECAGETHQPQPGFAERPLEDIYHGVTRAIRDCLAQAAQHNLQVIAVGAAGHGNGLYALDKQRRPLLGIQSIDHRAAARVHELETDGSDHAIYQRSLQKPWPAATPILLSWLKRHRFDLYHQLGHVLFAKDVIVHFLSGEISGDYSDAAGAGLLYYAHRNYDSELMALYDIADALPLLPPLHESCEVVGTVTQKAAALTGLTVGTPIVAGIFDVVASAVGSGVVNTGEASIVAGTWSINQVVVDKPDYLRPVFMNSVIECDRYMAIEASATSAANLDWFLREFDDGRAGQGATRSSDIVASVTPNNQLPIYHPYLYSSRKAGPAKAGFYGLGGWHTRADMLYALFEGVIFAHRAHIDRLRAAGIAFEQATLSGGAARSSIWPQMFADVLGIPIRVTRCKETGALGAAICAGVGVGIWSNLSTGVAQVVTVSPQPLLPRAELLAFHEPRYRLFKKLETVMSDIWQAEENADRT